The nucleotide sequence CCAGCGGGGTGATGATCCCAGCGGGGTGACAATTCCCAGCGGCGCTGCTCCCACCCTGAGGCCCCCTCCTGTGAAATCCCGCTGCCGTTTCCCCCTTTTCCCGAGGCTCACCTTCTTTTCCCCGGCTCCCGCGGGACGCCCCGGCCGCTGCCGCCCCCCCCGCCCAGCCGGGCGGGCCCCGCCGGGGCGGAGCCGCCGGGAGGATGCGGGAGGGGacccggggccgcggggcgggggcgggggcaGCGCCCGGCCGGGATTCACCGCCGCGGTCCCTCCCGGCCCCGCGGGCGCTTCCTTCCCCCGCCGGGGCCGCTATAAAGGGGGCGGCCGGGAGGAGCGGGCCATGCTCAGCTCGGGGCGCCGCCGGCCGCCCCCTCCGCGGGACATGcggccgctgctgccgccgctgctgctgctgctggggacggtggtgctggcacagccgCGGGACCTGTCCCCCTCGGGCGCGCAGTGCCTGGAGCACGAGTGTTTCGCCGTGTTCTGGGCGTCCCGGTCCTTCTCCGGCGCCAGCGAGGGCTGCCAGCGGGACGGGGGACACCTCATGACCGTGCGCTCCACCGTGGCCGAGGAGGCGATCgcgctgctgctgcagaaccGCCAGGGGCGGCTCTGGCTCGGGCTGTCGCTGTCGCCCTCCTCGTCCTGCACCGATCCCAGCCTGAGGCTCCGCGGTTTCAGCTGGGTCACCGGCGACCGCCGCACCGACTACACCAACTGGGCTCCGTCGCGGCAGCGCTGCGGCGAGCTCTGCGTGACCGTGTCCCGGGCGCTGCGCTGGGAGGAGCGGCGCTGCGAGGAGCCGGCCGACGGCTTCCTCTGCCAGTACACCTACGGAGGCAGCTGTCCCCGCCTGGCCACCCAGCACGGCGTCCCCGTCACCTACACCACCCCTTTCGGCGCCCGCGGAGCGGACTTCCTGGCGCTGCCTCCGGGCAGCAGGGCGGTCATCCCTGACCTtcggctggagctgctctgcgACGACGGGGACGGCGCGGGGCTGCGCTGGGTCCGCGACACGCCGGGAGCGTGGCCCTGCGAGCTGggcggcgggggctgcgcgGGGACGTGCGTGGAGGAGAGCGGGCGGCCGCGCTGCTCCTGCCCCGAGGGCACCGTGCTGGGCCCGGACGGGCGCGGGTGCCGCTCGCCCTGCGAGGGGGCGCAGTGCCAGCACCACTGCGTGGTGGCCGGCAGCTCCTTCGTGTGCATGTGCGCCGTCGGGTACCAGCTGGAGGCAGACGGCATCAGCTGTGAGGACATCGACGACTGCGCCAGCGAGCCCGGCCCGTGCGAGCAGAAGTGCGTGAACACCAAGGGTGGCTTCGAGTGCCAGTGTCACAAAGGCTACAGGATGGTGGACGGGCACTGCCAGCGCCTGCCGCCCTGCTGGGGCCTGTCGTGCCAGCAGCGCTGCGAGGAGCTGCCCGACGGCGACCGCTGCGGCTGCCACCCCGGCTACGCCGTGCACCCGGGGGATGCCGCCCGCTGCCTCCCGTACTGCAACACCACCGAGTGCCCGCCCACGTGCGACGCTGGCGGGGGCTGCCATTGCCCCGACGGCTTCATGTTGGACGAGGACGAAAACCTGTGCATGGACGTGGATGAGTGCGACAGCGGTCACTGCGAGTTCAACTGCACCAACACCCCCGGTAGCTTCCAGTGCCATTGTCCCCGCGGCTTCCTCCTCCGCGGCGTCGACTGCATCCCCGACCTGGACGGGGATGGCGAGGAAGCGTCCTCGGGGGATTTGGAGCCCGCACCGAACACGCCCGTCCCCAGCCGGTCCCCGCCGAAAGCGGAGCCGCTGCACCCCGGGGTGCTGGTGGGCATCGCCGGGGGTGCCCTGCTGAGCGTCCTGGCGCTGTCGGCTTTGGGATTCCACCTGGCCAGGAAGCGCTCCCACGGCTCCATGGATTACAAGTACAGCGGCCCCCACGAGAAGGAGCTCGGACTTCAGCCCGTGCCCTCCGCACAGAAGCCGTAGGGACAGCGGGCAGGACGGACAGACGCTGGACACTGGGAGGCCGAACTGGGTGACATTTATCCTCCgcccccccatcccccccccccccccccttcgCGCCCCGGCTGGAATTTTTGAATGATAATTCGGGAAAAACTGTGATCACATCACTCCCAGAAATACCCGCTGCTTCCCAGCCGGCTCTTGGAATGCCGGCGCCGGAGAGCGGGGACAGCAGAACACCCAGAGGCTGCTCcgctcctgctcctttcccgCTTCCTTGGCgttcagctttccttttcccGAGCCGGCGGTCGGGAAAACCGCAAGGAAAAATCCAGGACGGACGGCTCCGTGTGCAAGTGACTCTAAATCCGTGGGATGCGAGCACGGTGTGACCAAGGCGGGGTCTTTGGAAGGACACCTCGACCCAAACCCCCCTCCCCCGGGCTGGATGGTTTTCCCGAGCTGGGAGgctcctgcttttctttgggatggggtttgtttgctttaagctgagggaaggaggagcaaAGATGTTGTGGGAAGCACTTGTCACCTTAAGCCACTGGTGACAGCAGGGACCCGGTTCGGTGTCACCAAGGTGGGACTCAAATGTCTGattcccattccctctccttACTTTTT is from Serinus canaria isolate serCan28SL12 chromosome 3, serCan2020, whole genome shotgun sequence and encodes:
- the THBD gene encoding thrombomodulin, translated to MRPLLPPLLLLLGTVVLAQPRDLSPSGAQCLEHECFAVFWASRSFSGASEGCQRDGGHLMTVRSTVAEEAIALLLQNRQGRLWLGLSLSPSSSCTDPSLRLRGFSWVTGDRRTDYTNWAPSRQRCGELCVTVSRALRWEERRCEEPADGFLCQYTYGGSCPRLATQHGVPVTYTTPFGARGADFLALPPGSRAVIPDLRLELLCDDGDGAGLRWVRDTPGAWPCELGGGGCAGTCVEESGRPRCSCPEGTVLGPDGRGCRSPCEGAQCQHHCVVAGSSFVCMCAVGYQLEADGISCEDIDDCASEPGPCEQKCVNTKGGFECQCHKGYRMVDGHCQRLPPCWGLSCQQRCEELPDGDRCGCHPGYAVHPGDAARCLPYCNTTECPPTCDAGGGCHCPDGFMLDEDENLCMDVDECDSGHCEFNCTNTPGSFQCHCPRGFLLRGVDCIPDLDGDGEEASSGDLEPAPNTPVPSRSPPKAEPLHPGVLVGIAGGALLSVLALSALGFHLARKRSHGSMDYKYSGPHEKELGLQPVPSAQKP